From a single Micromonospora sp. WMMD1102 genomic region:
- a CDS encoding hemolysin family protein: protein MPLAGFALLTAGNAFFVAAEFALVTVDRSELDRRVSGGDRRAGTVRKALRELSFQLSGAQLGITITALLTGYLAEPALAKLFAPLLRPVAGDATGRVTPLLALALATLLSMLFGELVPKNAALARPMPVALATAGPMRAFSRIFGWLIQALNNSANWLVRRLGVEPQEELASARSPEELGLLAAISAQAGALPRETAMLLQRTIRFGDKRAAEAMTPRVDVVALRATAPVAQLLALAQQTGRTRFPVYEETVDLVTGVAGVVEALGVPPHRRDSTTVAAVAREPVYVPESLDLDGVLAALRAAGADLAIVVDEYGGTDGVVTVEDLVEELVGEIADEFDPVAEEPVPVAGRSTPGAGGSAPGGSGGSARGGAGIAEGAAGSGRGAVEERPVELTAPGGERTALVDGVLRADELAEQVGFRLPEGPYETLGGFLLARLGHIPEAGETVEEQGFEFTVVEVVRHRIEQVRVVRPEETAG, encoded by the coding sequence CTGCCGCTGGCCGGCTTCGCCCTGCTGACCGCCGGCAACGCATTCTTCGTCGCCGCCGAGTTCGCACTGGTCACAGTGGACCGGTCCGAACTCGACCGGCGGGTGTCCGGCGGCGACCGGCGGGCCGGCACGGTCCGCAAGGCGCTGCGGGAACTCTCCTTCCAGCTCTCCGGCGCGCAGCTGGGGATCACCATCACCGCCCTGCTCACCGGCTATCTCGCCGAGCCGGCCCTGGCGAAGCTCTTCGCCCCGCTGCTCCGGCCGGTCGCCGGGGACGCCACCGGGCGGGTCACCCCGCTACTCGCGCTGGCCCTGGCCACCCTGCTGTCGATGCTCTTCGGCGAGCTGGTGCCGAAGAACGCCGCGCTGGCCCGCCCGATGCCGGTCGCGCTGGCCACCGCCGGGCCGATGCGGGCGTTCTCCCGGATCTTCGGCTGGCTGATCCAGGCGCTGAACAACTCGGCGAACTGGCTGGTCCGCCGGCTCGGCGTGGAGCCGCAGGAGGAGTTGGCCAGCGCCCGGTCCCCCGAGGAACTCGGCCTGCTGGCGGCGATCTCCGCGCAGGCCGGAGCGCTGCCCCGGGAGACCGCGATGCTGCTGCAACGGACGATCCGGTTCGGTGACAAGCGGGCCGCCGAGGCGATGACGCCCCGGGTCGACGTGGTCGCCCTGCGGGCCACCGCTCCGGTCGCCCAGCTGCTGGCCCTGGCCCAGCAGACCGGCCGGACCCGGTTCCCGGTCTACGAGGAGACCGTCGACCTGGTCACCGGCGTGGCCGGAGTGGTCGAGGCGCTCGGCGTACCACCGCACCGGCGGGACTCCACCACGGTGGCGGCGGTGGCCCGTGAGCCGGTGTACGTGCCGGAGAGCCTGGACCTGGACGGCGTACTCGCGGCGCTGCGCGCGGCCGGTGCGGACCTGGCGATAGTGGTCGACGAGTACGGCGGCACCGACGGGGTGGTCACCGTGGAGGACCTGGTGGAGGAGCTGGTCGGGGAGATCGCCGACGAGTTCGACCCGGTCGCCGAGGAGCCCGTACCGGTCGCCGGCCGATCCACACCGGGTGCCGGCGGTTCCGCGCCGGGTGGCTCCGGCGGTTCCGCGCGGGGTGGTGCCGGTATCGCCGAGGGTGCCGCCGGTTCGGGGCGGGGCGCGGTCGAGGAGAGGCCGGTCGAGCTGACCGCCCCTGGCGGGGAACGCACCGCACTCGTCGACGGGGTACTCCGCGCCGACGAGCTGGCCGAACAGGTCGGCTTCCGGCTGCCCGAGGGGCCGTACGAGACGTTGGGTGGTTTTCTGCTGGCCCGGCTCGGCCACATCCCGGAGGCCGGCGAGACCGTCGAGGAGCAGGGCTTCGAGTTCACCGTGGTCGAGGTGGTCCGGCACCGGATCGAGCAGGTCCGGGTGGTCCGGCCCGAGGAGACGGCCGGATGA
- a CDS encoding hemolysin family protein, with translation MNLLVTLGLLLGNAFFVGSEFALIASRRTVLEPLAAGSQRARWALSAMNQIPLMIAGAQLGITICSLGLGAIAEPALAHLLEEPFHAAGLPDRAVHPVAFVIALGVVVFLHTVIGEMVPKNITLAGPEPSALWLGPAMLAFCVATKPLLLAMKWTSARILRLWRIEATDAVKTVFTAEELAGLVSQARTEGLLGSEEHARITAALALNRRTAADALRPWASVTTVAEDVSPASLEVLATRTGRSRFPVVQRAGRRVLGFVHVKDVLGYSGAARRAPVPAELLRPLAVVPPERSLADLLLSMRRERRHMVLVSDGRVPMGVVTLDDVLTAVVGTTTDPTGTGTGTQSAPV, from the coding sequence ATGAACCTGCTGGTCACCCTCGGGCTGCTGCTCGGCAACGCCTTCTTCGTCGGCAGCGAGTTCGCGCTCATCGCGTCGCGGCGTACCGTGCTCGAACCGCTGGCGGCCGGGTCGCAGCGGGCCCGCTGGGCGCTCTCGGCGATGAACCAGATCCCGCTGATGATCGCCGGTGCCCAGCTCGGCATCACCATCTGCTCGCTCGGCCTCGGTGCCATCGCCGAGCCGGCCCTGGCGCACCTGCTGGAGGAGCCGTTCCACGCGGCCGGGCTGCCGGACCGGGCGGTGCACCCGGTCGCCTTCGTGATCGCGCTCGGCGTGGTGGTCTTCCTGCACACCGTGATCGGCGAGATGGTGCCGAAGAACATCACGCTGGCCGGGCCGGAGCCGTCGGCGCTCTGGCTCGGGCCGGCGATGCTGGCCTTCTGCGTGGCGACCAAGCCGCTGCTGCTGGCGATGAAGTGGACGTCGGCGCGGATCCTGCGGCTGTGGCGGATCGAGGCGACCGACGCGGTGAAGACGGTCTTCACCGCCGAGGAGCTGGCCGGGCTGGTCTCGCAGGCGCGTACCGAGGGACTGCTCGGCTCCGAGGAGCATGCCCGGATCACCGCCGCGCTGGCGCTGAACCGGCGTACCGCCGCCGACGCACTGCGCCCGTGGGCCAGCGTCACCACGGTGGCCGAGGACGTCTCTCCGGCGTCCCTGGAGGTGCTGGCGACCCGGACCGGCCGGTCCCGGTTCCCGGTGGTGCAGCGGGCCGGCCGTCGGGTGCTGGGCTTCGTGCACGTCAAGGACGTCCTCGGGTATTCCGGTGCGGCCCGCCGGGCGCCGGTGCCGGCCGAGCTGCTCCGGCCGCTGGCCGTGGTGCCGCCGGAGCGCAGCCTCGCCGACCTGCTGCTGTCGATGCGCCGGGAGCGCCGGCACATGGTGCTGGTCAGCGACGGGCGGGTGCCGATGGGGGTGGTCACCCTGGACGACGTGCTCACCGCCGTCGTCGGGACGACCACCGACCCCACCGGCACCGGCACCGGCACCCAATCCGCACCGGTCTGA
- a CDS encoding peptidoglycan recognition family protein, which produces MARYAGSDRADAAAAFADEVYRTLAEGASRTTDDGHRITLPGHPGIVPQRHWLDRLGLPGRPRPDGLECPRDISCEWIPAPYQAFGEGDYGNHDLSDRPARQKVEYIVIHDTEGSYDTTLRLVQDPTYVSWHYTLRSADGHIAQHVKGRDVAWHAGNWYVNAKAIGLEHEGFAAQGTWYTEAMYRTSAKLVRYLADRYDIPLDRDHVIGHDNVPGILPANVRGMHWEPGPYWDWSHYFDLLRAPFRGVGAPAAGLVTIDPDFATNRPAFTGCTAAGVPCPARGSSSVVLRTAPTADAPLVNDLGLRPDGTPNTMHISDHGARASAGQTYALAGRQGDWTAIWYLGQKAWFHNPRSKPTAKWTVGLVATPKPGRATIPVYGRAYPEADAYPAGVPVQPVTPLQYTLAAGQRYAVGNVLPGEYYRATTFDGSSPGDWTVVRGDRRYVQIQFGHRIMFVHADDVRLLPSPVGAPH; this is translated from the coding sequence GTGGCCCGGTACGCCGGCAGCGACCGCGCGGACGCCGCCGCCGCCTTCGCTGACGAGGTGTACCGGACCCTCGCCGAGGGTGCCAGCCGGACCACCGACGACGGGCACCGGATCACCCTCCCCGGCCACCCCGGGATCGTCCCGCAGCGGCACTGGCTGGACCGGCTCGGCCTGCCCGGCCGACCCCGCCCGGACGGGCTGGAGTGCCCGCGCGACATCTCCTGCGAGTGGATCCCCGCCCCCTACCAGGCGTTCGGCGAGGGCGACTACGGCAACCACGACCTCTCCGACCGGCCCGCCCGGCAGAAGGTCGAGTACATCGTCATCCACGACACCGAGGGCAGCTACGACACCACGCTGCGGCTGGTCCAGGACCCGACCTACGTGAGCTGGCACTACACGCTCCGCTCCGCCGACGGGCACATCGCGCAGCACGTGAAGGGCAGGGACGTGGCCTGGCACGCCGGCAACTGGTACGTCAACGCCAAGGCGATCGGCCTGGAACACGAGGGCTTCGCCGCACAGGGCACCTGGTACACCGAGGCGATGTACCGGACCTCGGCCAAACTGGTCCGCTACCTCGCCGACCGGTACGACATCCCGCTCGACCGCGACCACGTCATCGGGCACGACAACGTCCCCGGGATCCTGCCGGCGAACGTGCGCGGCATGCACTGGGAACCCGGGCCGTACTGGGACTGGTCGCACTACTTCGACCTGCTCAGGGCGCCGTTCCGGGGCGTCGGCGCACCGGCCGCCGGACTGGTCACCATCGACCCGGACTTCGCCACCAACCGGCCGGCGTTCACCGGCTGCACGGCGGCCGGGGTGCCGTGCCCGGCGCGCGGGTCGTCGTCGGTGGTGCTGCGCACCGCACCGACCGCCGACGCGCCGCTGGTGAACGACCTCGGGCTGCGCCCGGACGGCACCCCGAACACGATGCACATCTCCGACCACGGGGCGCGGGCGTCGGCCGGACAGACGTACGCGCTCGCCGGCCGGCAGGGCGACTGGACCGCGATCTGGTATCTCGGGCAGAAGGCGTGGTTCCACAACCCGAGGTCGAAGCCGACCGCGAAGTGGACGGTGGGCCTGGTCGCGACGCCGAAGCCGGGCCGGGCGACGATTCCGGTGTACGGCCGGGCGTACCCGGAGGCGGACGCCTATCCGGCCGGCGTACCGGTGCAGCCGGTCACCCCGTTGCAGTACACCCTCGCCGCCGGGCAGCGGTACGCCGTCGGGAACGTGCTGCCCGGCGAGTACTACCGGGCCACCACCTTCGACGGCTCGTCACCCGGGGACTGGACGGTGGTCCGGGGCGACAGGCGGTACGTCCAGATCCAGTTCGGCCACCGGATCATGTTCGTGCACGCCGACGACGTACGGCTGCTGCCGTCACCGGTCGGCGCACCGCACTGA
- a CDS encoding C40 family peptidase has product MASPAPPRSPSLPSAAADAGNAKPRPRRSILVIALTALASAVVLFTGTTPALAEPSVAEIEQQIDTAWRKLEPVVEKHNATRQDLAAKKKQAATLQKKIAPLQSQIDAAMNRVSDFAVQAYKGDKASAVNALLTSKSPTALVGQLSVLDQFARQQQREVQEVVDLKEKYAAQKAPLDRLVTQLTKTEAELAAKKKEIDAEVERLQKLRIQAYGNGSAGPLRPAPCPATYPGGPSGQAVKFACAQIGKPYKWGAEGPGSYDCSGLTLAAWAKGGVSLPHNARAQRGQTKQISRSELRPGDLVFYYADLSHVGMFVGNGWIVHASRAGEPVKMKRMDDGEIHSFGRPG; this is encoded by the coding sequence GTGGCTTCCCCTGCCCCGCCGCGGTCGCCCTCCCTCCCGTCGGCAGCCGCCGACGCCGGGAACGCGAAACCGCGCCCTCGAAGGTCCATCCTCGTCATCGCCCTCACCGCCCTCGCCAGCGCCGTCGTGCTGTTCACCGGCACGACGCCGGCACTGGCCGAGCCGTCGGTGGCCGAGATCGAGCAGCAGATCGACACCGCCTGGCGCAAGCTGGAGCCGGTCGTCGAGAAGCACAACGCCACCCGGCAGGACCTGGCGGCGAAGAAGAAGCAGGCCGCCACCCTGCAGAAGAAGATCGCCCCGCTGCAGTCGCAGATCGACGCCGCGATGAACCGGGTGAGCGACTTCGCCGTGCAGGCGTACAAGGGTGACAAGGCCTCGGCGGTCAACGCCCTGCTCACCTCGAAGTCGCCGACCGCGCTGGTCGGCCAGCTCTCGGTGCTCGACCAGTTCGCGCGCCAGCAGCAGCGCGAGGTGCAGGAGGTCGTCGACCTCAAGGAGAAGTACGCCGCCCAGAAGGCTCCGCTGGACCGGCTGGTCACCCAGCTGACCAAGACCGAGGCGGAACTGGCGGCGAAGAAGAAGGAGATCGACGCCGAGGTCGAGCGGCTACAGAAGCTGCGGATCCAGGCGTACGGGAACGGCTCCGCCGGCCCGCTGCGGCCCGCGCCCTGCCCGGCGACCTACCCCGGCGGCCCGTCCGGCCAGGCGGTCAAGTTCGCGTGCGCGCAGATCGGCAAGCCGTACAAGTGGGGTGCCGAAGGCCCCGGCTCGTACGACTGCTCCGGCCTGACCCTGGCCGCCTGGGCCAAGGGTGGCGTCTCGCTGCCGCACAACGCCCGCGCCCAGCGCGGACAGACGAAGCAGATCAGCCGCTCCGAGCTGCGCCCTGGTGACCTGGTCTTCTACTATGCCGACCTCAGCCACGTCGGCATGTTCGTCGGCAACGGTTGGATCGTGCACGCCTCCCGGGCCGGCGAACCGGTCAAGATGAAGCGGATGGACGACGGCGAGATCCACAGCTTCGGCAGACCGGGCTGA
- the dcd gene encoding dCTP deaminase, whose amino-acid sequence MLLSDHDLVIEIKAGTLALEPFEPALVQPSSIDVRLDRLFRVFNNHLYTHIDPAIQQDELTSLVDVPDGEPFVLHPGEFVLASTLEVISLGDQLAGRLEGKSSLGRLGLLTHSTAGFIDPGFSGHVTLELSNVANLPIRLWPGMKIGQLCIFRLSSPSAHPYGSAVYGSRYQGQRGPTPSRSWQNWRTWPTR is encoded by the coding sequence GTGCTGCTCTCCGACCACGACCTAGTGATCGAGATCAAGGCGGGCACCCTCGCGCTGGAGCCGTTCGAGCCCGCGCTGGTGCAGCCGTCGAGCATCGACGTACGCCTGGACCGGCTCTTCCGGGTCTTCAACAACCACCTCTACACGCACATCGACCCGGCGATCCAGCAGGACGAGCTGACCTCGCTGGTCGACGTGCCGGACGGCGAGCCGTTCGTGCTGCACCCGGGTGAGTTCGTGCTCGCCTCCACGCTGGAGGTGATCTCCCTCGGCGACCAGCTCGCCGGCCGGCTGGAGGGCAAGTCGAGCCTGGGCCGGCTCGGCCTGCTCACCCACTCCACCGCCGGCTTCATCGACCCCGGCTTCTCCGGCCACGTGACGCTGGAACTGTCGAACGTGGCCAACCTGCCGATCCGGCTCTGGCCCGGGATGAAGATCGGGCAGCTCTGCATCTTCCGGCTCTCGTCGCCGTCGGCCCACCCGTACGGATCGGCCGTCTACGGCTCGCGCTACCAGGGACAGCGCGGGCCGACTCCGAGCCGTTCCTGGCAGAACTGGCGCACCTGGCCCACCCGCTGA
- a CDS encoding pyridoxamine 5'-phosphate oxidase family protein — MASWSEFASDEPRLADAIRVLIQQYGPGLGYLATVRADGGPRVHPVSPVITDEGLFCFVVDSPKRRDLERDGRYALHSFPPEDSDDEAYVAGRARPVTDQARVDQLAGNLRAAPQVDWRLFEFTVDVAMVARHGSNGATPLAAGDRSERPAVQVWLDPAGAAPGAPGTPVGATTGSRRRGRRRAVEEEPVPTP, encoded by the coding sequence ATGGCATCCTGGTCCGAATTCGCCTCTGACGAGCCACGACTCGCCGACGCGATCCGCGTCCTCATCCAGCAGTACGGTCCGGGTCTCGGCTACCTGGCGACCGTGCGCGCCGACGGTGGGCCGCGGGTGCACCCGGTGTCCCCGGTCATCACCGACGAGGGACTCTTCTGTTTCGTCGTCGACTCTCCGAAGCGGCGTGACCTCGAACGCGACGGCCGATACGCGCTGCACTCGTTCCCGCCCGAGGACAGCGACGACGAGGCGTACGTCGCGGGTCGGGCCCGGCCGGTGACCGACCAGGCCCGGGTGGACCAGCTCGCCGGCAACCTGCGGGCCGCCCCGCAGGTCGACTGGCGGCTCTTCGAGTTCACCGTCGACGTCGCGATGGTGGCCCGGCACGGCAGCAACGGCGCCACCCCGCTCGCGGCCGGAGACCGGTCCGAACGACCGGCCGTGCAGGTCTGGCTCGACCCGGCCGGCGCCGCACCGGGCGCACCGGGCACACCGGTCGGTGCCACCACCGGGTCGAGGCGGCGCGGCCGGCGCCGGGCGGTGGAAGAGGAGCCCGTCCCGACGCCCTGA
- a CDS encoding zinc metalloprotease, which translates to MVFRGLRWSSRSTGMTSVFLVLLLGPGPVVAAPPDPARESGAPACTETATGHPHTASPHGSNPSAKAKPGAPYAVEPNELTSAEAAERDRAVDAAYAQRVGVAPFGVPGKLTITIDVVFHVISERRTRAAGDVPLSLIQAQIRVLNESFGGRTGGAWTPFRFRLKKVNRVTRPAWYPIAPESPTETQMKRALRVGGKDTLNIYTGLLEEKLLGWATFPERKLDPYDGVVVLAESLPGGTAAPYNAGDTATHEVGHWLNLYHTFQEGCDGQGDQVLDTPAEAEPAFGCPERRDTCTAKPGTDPIHNFMDYSVDACMYEFTYGQAFRMLKAWKAFREP; encoded by the coding sequence ATGGTGTTCCGTGGACTGCGCTGGTCGTCGCGTTCGACCGGCATGACGAGTGTGTTTCTCGTCCTGCTGCTCGGACCCGGTCCGGTGGTGGCGGCACCTCCGGATCCGGCCAGGGAATCCGGCGCACCCGCCTGCACCGAGACCGCCACAGGGCACCCGCACACCGCGAGCCCGCACGGCAGCAACCCGAGTGCCAAGGCCAAACCTGGTGCGCCGTACGCGGTCGAGCCGAACGAGCTGACGTCGGCCGAGGCGGCCGAGCGGGACCGGGCGGTCGACGCGGCGTACGCGCAACGGGTCGGGGTGGCGCCGTTCGGCGTACCGGGGAAGCTGACGATCACGATCGACGTGGTGTTCCACGTGATAAGCGAACGGCGGACCCGGGCCGCCGGGGACGTCCCGCTTTCCCTGATCCAGGCTCAGATCAGGGTGCTGAACGAGTCGTTCGGCGGGCGTACCGGCGGGGCCTGGACACCCTTCCGCTTCCGGTTGAAGAAGGTGAACCGGGTGACCAGACCCGCCTGGTATCCGATCGCGCCGGAGAGCCCGACGGAGACCCAGATGAAGCGGGCGCTGCGGGTCGGTGGCAAGGACACACTGAACATCTACACCGGGCTGCTGGAGGAGAAGCTGCTCGGCTGGGCCACCTTCCCGGAGCGCAAGCTCGACCCGTACGACGGGGTGGTGGTGCTGGCCGAGTCACTGCCGGGTGGGACGGCCGCGCCGTACAACGCCGGTGACACGGCCACGCACGAGGTCGGGCACTGGCTGAATCTCTACCACACCTTCCAGGAGGGCTGCGACGGCCAGGGCGATCAGGTCCTCGACACGCCTGCCGAGGCGGAGCCGGCCTTCGGCTGCCCGGAGCGGCGGGACACCTGCACGGCGAAGCCGGGCACCGACCCGATCCACAACTTCATGGACTACTCGGTCGACGCCTGCATGTACGAGTTCACGTACGGTCAGGCGTTCCGGATGCTCAAGGCGTGGAAGGCGTTCCGCGAGCCGTAG
- a CDS encoding site-specific integrase, whose product MRYPGPDGVLRPAPDTFDRKRDADLWLSAKEAEIARGDWLDPEAGKVALLPYGEAWIRERPKLRPKTVVLYEGLLRLHIAPALGNLTLTEITTPRLRKWRRELLDSGVGPVTVAKAYRLLRSILNTAVSDRLITKNPCQIPGAGQEKSPERPTATIEQVFTIAGAVPDRYRLLVLLACFNSLRWGELAALARKHVDADSGTVLVERSVVELPTAELVFGPPKSDASVRVVTIPSICLPDVIRHLKDFTGEGPEALLFVGPKNGPLRRSNFQGHWRKATAEAGIPDLHFHDLRHTGNTWAAETGATLRDLMDRMGHSTTRAALIYLHKTAGRDRKIADALSKLVEDARRGPTGEQGDERRPQPR is encoded by the coding sequence GTGCGGTACCCCGGGCCGGACGGCGTACTGCGGCCGGCGCCGGACACCTTCGACCGGAAGCGGGACGCGGATCTCTGGCTTTCGGCAAAGGAAGCGGAGATCGCCCGGGGCGACTGGTTGGACCCGGAAGCGGGCAAGGTCGCCCTGCTTCCGTACGGCGAGGCGTGGATTCGGGAACGGCCGAAGCTGCGGCCCAAGACGGTCGTGCTCTACGAGGGGCTGCTACGCCTGCACATCGCTCCGGCTCTCGGCAATCTCACGCTGACTGAGATCACCACGCCTCGGCTTCGCAAGTGGCGGCGGGAACTGCTGGATTCTGGAGTCGGCCCGGTCACGGTGGCGAAGGCGTACCGGCTGCTGCGGTCGATCCTGAACACGGCGGTATCCGACCGGCTGATCACAAAGAATCCGTGTCAGATCCCGGGCGCCGGCCAGGAAAAGAGTCCGGAGCGGCCCACGGCGACCATCGAGCAGGTGTTCACCATCGCGGGCGCGGTGCCGGACCGGTACCGGCTCCTCGTCCTGCTGGCCTGCTTCAACTCGCTGCGCTGGGGCGAGCTGGCGGCGCTCGCCCGAAAGCACGTCGACGCGGACAGCGGCACTGTGCTGGTAGAGCGGTCGGTCGTCGAGCTGCCCACGGCGGAACTCGTCTTCGGCCCGCCGAAGTCCGACGCGAGCGTCCGGGTCGTCACCATCCCGAGCATCTGCCTGCCCGACGTCATCCGGCACCTCAAGGACTTCACCGGAGAGGGTCCGGAAGCGCTGCTGTTCGTCGGCCCGAAGAACGGGCCGCTACGCCGGTCGAACTTCCAAGGCCACTGGCGGAAGGCAACGGCAGAAGCGGGCATCCCGGATCTGCACTTCCACGATCTCCGACACACCGGGAACACCTGGGCAGCGGAGACCGGCGCGACGCTGCGGGACCTGATGGACCGGATGGGCCACTCCACCACCCGAGCGGCGCTCATCTACCTGCACAAGACCGCCGGGCGTGACCGGAAGATCGCCGACGCGCTGAGCAAGCTTGTCGAGGACGCACGCAGGGGACCTACCGGAGAACAGGGTGACGAGCGGCGGCCACAGCCGCGATGA
- a CDS encoding helix-turn-helix domain-containing protein: MNTVDKLMTVDEAAERLRTSTRFVRRLIEERRIAYVKLGAHVRIEPDALDAFVAAGRVTPAASAVSMRRAA, from the coding sequence GTGAACACTGTGGACAAGCTGATGACGGTCGACGAGGCGGCGGAGCGGCTGCGCACCTCGACGCGGTTCGTCCGGCGGCTGATCGAGGAACGGCGGATCGCGTACGTCAAGCTCGGCGCTCACGTCCGGATCGAACCTGACGCCCTGGACGCGTTCGTCGCCGCCGGCCGGGTCACCCCGGCTGCCTCGGCGGTCAGCATGCGGAGGGCCGCGTAA
- a CDS encoding replication initiator, whose amino-acid sequence MTAPTLPGLDPSTPTPEQPRPGSRAARMGLPRAVDVLKDVATEYGVCIRPLAMRRTDLNTGQTEVIDLPCGATREDKCPACAKKNRRLRQAQIREGWHRSDEPLPGPEPATGEQKALIVLRAHLEYGRDEAARASEWEQVEDLDEAIREVEEAITAEGLRGRVGPPHQSGDDGQGDEDTGRRRKRSTRRRQDAPDLPRRKVERRTVGKVYTAPDGSTYQPSMWLTLTLDSYGPVLSDGTPVNPDRYDYRRAAWDAVHFPRLLDRFWQNLRRCEGWNVQYAGCVEPQRRLAPHAHFAIRGTIPRGVLRTVAAATYHQVWWPSVDVQLYTRDRPPAWDEQGAAWVDPATGQPLTTWTEALDTIDQDPEADPVHVVRFGKQVDARGVMPGTDDAARTIRYITKYITKATGDCLFSPGLSGPTSPASSGPSSHGMCPCLDGNSSSSWLHQSQKPERSYFGRRSPTNPPPTRQRRGAALRPATPWGGDSVASRSKTGAAATRR is encoded by the coding sequence ATGACGGCACCGACCCTTCCCGGCCTCGACCCGTCCACCCCGACTCCGGAGCAACCCCGGCCGGGGTCGCGGGCGGCACGGATGGGCCTACCCCGCGCCGTCGACGTTCTCAAAGACGTCGCCACCGAATACGGCGTGTGCATCCGCCCCCTCGCCATGCGCCGCACCGACCTGAACACCGGGCAGACCGAGGTCATCGACCTGCCCTGCGGCGCGACCCGGGAGGACAAGTGCCCGGCCTGCGCGAAGAAGAACCGCCGGCTACGGCAGGCACAGATCCGGGAGGGCTGGCACCGCTCGGACGAACCCCTGCCCGGCCCCGAACCCGCGACCGGGGAGCAGAAGGCGCTGATCGTGCTGCGGGCACACCTGGAATACGGCCGCGACGAAGCGGCCCGCGCCTCCGAGTGGGAGCAGGTCGAAGACCTCGACGAGGCCATCCGCGAGGTGGAAGAGGCGATCACGGCCGAAGGGCTGCGCGGTCGGGTCGGTCCGCCTCACCAGTCCGGCGACGACGGCCAGGGCGACGAGGACACCGGGCGGCGGCGGAAGCGCTCGACCAGGCGGCGGCAGGACGCACCCGACCTACCCCGCCGCAAGGTCGAGCGCCGCACGGTCGGCAAGGTCTACACCGCCCCGGACGGCTCGACCTACCAGCCGTCGATGTGGCTCACGCTCACTCTCGACTCGTACGGGCCGGTGCTGTCCGACGGCACTCCGGTCAACCCCGACCGGTACGACTACCGCCGGGCAGCCTGGGACGCCGTCCACTTCCCCCGACTCCTCGACCGGTTCTGGCAGAACCTCCGGCGCTGCGAGGGCTGGAACGTCCAGTACGCGGGCTGTGTCGAGCCGCAACGACGACTCGCCCCACACGCGCACTTCGCAATCCGGGGCACCATCCCGCGTGGCGTGCTGCGCACCGTGGCAGCAGCCACCTACCACCAGGTGTGGTGGCCGTCCGTCGACGTCCAGCTCTACACCCGCGACCGGCCCCCGGCCTGGGACGAGCAGGGGGCGGCCTGGGTCGACCCGGCCACCGGGCAACCGCTGACCACCTGGACCGAAGCGCTCGACACCATCGACCAGGACCCGGAAGCCGACCCCGTGCACGTCGTCCGCTTCGGCAAGCAGGTCGACGCGCGCGGCGTCATGCCCGGCACCGACGACGCTGCCCGGACGATCCGCTACATCACGAAGTACATCACCAAGGCCACCGGCGACTGCCTGTTCTCTCCGGGCCTTTCGGGCCCCACCTCTCCAGCAAGTTCTGGACCCTCCAGCCACGGAATGTGTCCATGTCTCGATGGAAACTCCAGTTCCAGTTGGCTCCACCAGTCCCAGAAGCCGGAACGGTCGTACTTCGGCCGGAGGAGCCCCACCAACCCGCCACCAACCCGCCAACGCCGTGGAGCTGCGCTCCGACCAGCGACGCCTTGGGGCGGCGATTCGGTGGCAAGCCGGTCGAAGACCGGCGCGGCAGCAACTCGGCGCTGA
- a CDS encoding DUF2637 domain-containing protein, whose translation MMRVRLEAAARLLILLAIGGMAGAAAFTHVHDLTVAHGQPDWIGWANAVAVELMAIYLGLEIRARRRAGRPVGFVAVLLVGFAILSLAAQVAEAEPSVWGWIVAAVPSLAFLALVKVVLSSAPATIAATDDEAPAVVDDPDPEPVTLDPEPVQNRAPVVYAPVPASRPGSSAVLPPLGVVHPARSAGVAR comes from the coding sequence ATGATGCGGGTACGCCTCGAAGCCGCTGCCCGACTACTGATCCTGCTCGCCATCGGCGGGATGGCCGGCGCCGCTGCCTTCACCCACGTTCATGATCTGACCGTCGCGCACGGTCAACCCGACTGGATCGGCTGGGCCAACGCCGTCGCCGTCGAGCTGATGGCCATCTACCTCGGCCTGGAGATCCGCGCTCGGCGTCGGGCCGGTCGTCCGGTCGGGTTCGTCGCCGTGCTCCTGGTCGGCTTCGCCATCCTGTCCCTCGCCGCCCAGGTCGCCGAAGCCGAACCGTCGGTCTGGGGCTGGATAGTGGCCGCGGTTCCCTCCCTCGCCTTCCTCGCCCTGGTCAAAGTCGTCCTGTCCAGCGCGCCGGCCACGATCGCGGCCACCGACGACGAGGCGCCGGCCGTCGTCGACGACCCCGACCCGGAACCCGTCACCCTCGACCCCGAACCGGTCCAAAACCGTGCGCCGGTCGTCTACGCCCCGGTACCGGCATCGCGGCCGGGCTCGTCGGCGGTGCTGCCTCCGCTCGGCGTCGTCCACCCTGCCCGTTCCGCTGGGGTCGCCCGATGA